The Claveliimonas bilis genome window below encodes:
- the gltB gene encoding glutamate synthase large subunit: MKQNQSTLYQDRFEHDACGIGAVVSIDGIQEHKVLDDALTIVEKLEHRAGKDATGQVGDGVGILTQISHSFFKKAASSLGISLGKAGDYGVGMFFFPQDTLKRNFSRKMFEVILQKNSLHLLGWRKVPVHPEILGDYARERMPYITQCFIERPKNCPAGLPFDRLLYIARREFEQSCEDTYVASLSSRTIVYKGMFLVGQLRRFYDDMQDPCYQTAIAMVHSRFSTNTTPSWERAHPNRLILHNGEINTIRGNADRMLAREETMHSPVISDNIDKVLPVINSSGSDSAMLDNTLEFLYMNGMELPLAVMITIPEPWKHDRYMDSSKKNFYHYYATMMEPWDGPAAILFSDGDIMGAVLDRNGLRPSRYYITDDRHLILSSEVGVLDIPSEHIVEKSRLQPGRILLVDTKQKRVISDEECKNYYASRQPYGEWLDLNLLYLKDIPTPNKKVPTYDQHRRDQLYKVFGYTYEDIKNVLLPMAQNASEAIASMGTDIPLAVLSRKHPPLSHYFKQLFAQVTNPPIDSLREEIVTDTTVYIGSDGNLLEESSENCTVLEVQNPILTGVDLMKIKSLDRPGFKSAVISLLYFKNTSLDRALDQLFVSCDRAYTKGANILILSDRGVDENHVAIPSLLAVSAMEQHLVRTKKRTAVSIILESAEPRDVHQFAAILGYGARAVHPYLAHECISEMIDKGVLDKDYHTAIHDYNEAILHGIVKIAAKMGISTLQSYQSAQIFEAVGISREVIDRYFTNTVSRVGGIGLKEINEDVIARHNHAFDPLGLGVDTTLDSTGFHRLRTGDDKEDHLYNPAVIVALQQAVQTGDYKRFKEYTAMVDDENKPHTLRGLLKFQYPENGGIPIEEVEPASEIVKHFKTGAMSYGSISEEAHECLAIAMNRLGGKSNSGEGGEKPERLGTEKNSAIKQVASGRFGVTSEYLVSAKEIQIKMAQGAKPGEGGHLPGKKVYPWIAKTRHSTPGVSLISPPPHHDIYSIEDLAQLIYDLKNANRKARIAVKLVSEAGVGTIASGVAKAGAQVVLISGHDGGTGAAPQSSIHHAGLPWELGLAETHQTLIRNHLRSRVILETDGKLMSGRDVAIASLLGAEEFGFATAPLVTLGCMMMRVCNLDTCPVGVATQNECLRKRFRGKPEYVMNFMLFIAEELREIMAKLGFATLAEMTGHTECLTMRHEPDGSSRRGIDLSRILSSFPEESAIHFHPEDVYNFELEKTIDESILLPRFAKALKTGKKHSESIQVNSVNRTVGTILGSVITENFQDTLKEDTFTVHCQGGGGQSFGAFIPKGLTLTLEGDANDYFGKGLSGGKLVVYPPKGSTFSASENIIIGNVALYGATSGKAYVCGVAGERFCVRNSGATAVSEGCGDHGLEYMTGGCAVILGPTGKNFAAGMSGGIAYVLDLEHQLYKKLNKEMVTMSEVTEKHDIAELKNILKDYEKETSSLLARDILEHFDAYLPGFKKILPNDYQKMLHAISKYEEKGLSHEDAALEAFYEIQK, translated from the coding sequence GCATTTACTTGGCTGGAGAAAGGTTCCTGTCCATCCGGAAATCCTGGGAGATTATGCAAGAGAGAGAATGCCCTATATCACACAGTGTTTTATTGAGCGCCCGAAAAACTGCCCGGCCGGACTGCCCTTCGACCGCCTTCTATACATTGCGAGACGGGAATTTGAACAAAGCTGTGAGGATACCTATGTGGCTTCTTTATCCTCCCGGACAATCGTATATAAGGGCATGTTCCTTGTAGGCCAGCTTCGCCGCTTCTATGACGATATGCAGGATCCCTGCTATCAGACGGCCATCGCTATGGTCCACTCACGTTTTTCAACCAATACAACCCCCAGCTGGGAGCGGGCTCATCCTAACCGGCTGATCCTCCATAACGGGGAGATCAATACCATACGGGGCAATGCGGACCGTATGCTGGCAAGGGAAGAAACCATGCATTCTCCCGTGATCTCTGACAACATTGACAAAGTGCTCCCTGTGATCAACAGCAGCGGTTCCGACTCTGCCATGCTGGACAATACCTTAGAGTTTCTCTACATGAACGGCATGGAACTTCCTCTGGCTGTCATGATCACGATTCCGGAACCGTGGAAGCATGACCGGTATATGGATTCCTCCAAAAAAAATTTCTATCATTATTATGCCACCATGATGGAACCCTGGGACGGACCGGCTGCTATCCTTTTCTCTGACGGTGACATTATGGGCGCTGTACTGGATCGGAACGGTCTTCGTCCCTCCCGCTATTATATTACAGACGACCGCCATCTGATCCTTTCTTCCGAGGTTGGCGTACTGGATATTCCATCCGAGCATATTGTGGAAAAATCCAGGCTTCAGCCCGGACGAATCCTCCTGGTGGACACGAAACAGAAACGGGTCATCTCTGACGAGGAATGCAAAAACTATTATGCCTCCCGCCAGCCTTACGGGGAATGGCTGGATCTGAACCTTTTATATCTGAAAGATATTCCCACTCCTAACAAGAAGGTTCCTACCTATGATCAGCACAGACGGGATCAGCTCTATAAAGTATTTGGCTACACTTATGAAGATATCAAAAACGTGCTTCTTCCCATGGCTCAAAATGCTTCTGAAGCGATCGCATCTATGGGAACGGACATTCCTCTTGCCGTGCTTTCCAGGAAACACCCTCCTCTTTCCCACTATTTTAAGCAGCTGTTTGCACAGGTAACAAATCCTCCTATCGATTCTCTTCGAGAAGAAATCGTTACCGATACCACTGTTTATATCGGATCGGACGGTAACTTATTGGAAGAATCCAGCGAAAACTGTACAGTTCTGGAGGTACAAAATCCTATCCTGACCGGCGTTGACCTGATGAAGATCAAATCTCTGGATCGCCCCGGCTTTAAAAGCGCTGTCATTTCTCTTTTATACTTTAAAAACACATCGCTGGATCGGGCTTTGGATCAGCTTTTTGTCAGCTGTGACCGGGCCTATACAAAGGGGGCAAATATTCTCATTCTCTCTGACCGTGGCGTGGATGAAAATCATGTAGCCATTCCTTCTTTACTGGCTGTCTCTGCCATGGAGCAGCATCTTGTGCGCACAAAGAAAAGGACAGCTGTTTCCATCATTCTGGAAAGCGCTGAACCAAGAGATGTGCATCAGTTTGCAGCAATCCTGGGCTACGGCGCAAGAGCAGTACACCCCTATCTGGCTCACGAATGTATTTCAGAAATGATCGACAAAGGTGTGCTGGACAAAGACTACCACACAGCCATCCACGATTACAATGAAGCTATCCTTCACGGCATTGTCAAAATCGCGGCGAAAATGGGAATTTCCACCCTTCAGTCTTATCAGTCTGCCCAGATTTTTGAAGCCGTGGGAATCAGCCGGGAGGTCATTGACCGCTATTTCACCAACACTGTAAGCCGTGTGGGCGGAATCGGCCTGAAGGAAATCAATGAGGATGTCATTGCACGGCACAACCATGCCTTTGACCCCCTGGGTCTGGGTGTGGATACCACTTTGGACAGTACCGGCTTCCACCGTTTAAGAACCGGCGATGACAAAGAAGATCACCTCTATAATCCGGCTGTTATCGTCGCTCTGCAGCAGGCAGTCCAAACTGGAGATTACAAACGCTTCAAGGAATATACTGCCATGGTAGATGATGAAAATAAACCGCATACACTCCGAGGACTTCTTAAATTTCAGTATCCGGAAAACGGCGGGATTCCCATTGAAGAGGTGGAGCCTGCATCCGAAATTGTAAAACATTTTAAAACCGGAGCAATGTCCTACGGCTCTATCTCCGAAGAAGCCCACGAATGTCTGGCAATCGCCATGAACCGCCTGGGCGGAAAATCTAACTCCGGTGAAGGCGGCGAAAAACCGGAACGGCTGGGCACAGAAAAAAACAGCGCCATCAAGCAGGTCGCTTCAGGACGATTTGGAGTCACCAGCGAATATCTGGTCAGCGCCAAAGAAATTCAGATCAAAATGGCACAGGGCGCAAAGCCCGGCGAAGGCGGACATCTGCCCGGTAAAAAGGTGTATCCGTGGATTGCCAAGACCAGGCACTCTACCCCCGGCGTATCCCTGATCTCGCCTCCGCCTCATCACGATATTTATTCCATTGAAGATCTGGCGCAGCTCATTTATGATCTGAAAAATGCAAACCGGAAAGCACGTATTGCAGTAAAACTTGTCTCTGAAGCAGGCGTCGGTACCATTGCATCCGGTGTTGCAAAGGCAGGCGCACAGGTTGTTCTTATCTCCGGTCACGACGGAGGAACGGGCGCCGCTCCCCAAAGTTCCATCCATCACGCCGGACTTCCCTGGGAACTGGGACTGGCCGAAACTCATCAGACGCTGATCCGAAACCATTTAAGAAGCCGTGTCATCCTTGAAACGGACGGCAAACTCATGAGCGGCCGGGATGTTGCCATCGCATCTCTTCTTGGTGCAGAGGAATTTGGATTTGCCACCGCACCCCTTGTTACACTGGGCTGCATGATGATGCGCGTCTGCAATCTGGACACCTGTCCTGTCGGTGTGGCTACACAGAATGAATGTCTGCGGAAGCGTTTCCGCGGGAAACCGGAATATGTCATGAATTTTATGCTGTTTATTGCAGAGGAATTACGAGAGATCATGGCAAAACTTGGCTTTGCAACTCTCGCTGAAATGACAGGTCATACAGAATGCCTGACTATGCGTCATGAACCGGACGGTTCCTCCCGCCGCGGCATTGATCTGTCCCGCATTCTCTCCTCCTTCCCAGAAGAAAGTGCGATCCATTTTCATCCGGAAGATGTTTATAACTTTGAACTGGAAAAAACCATTGATGAATCCATCTTACTGCCCCGCTTTGCAAAGGCACTGAAAACAGGCAAAAAGCACAGTGAATCCATCCAGGTGAACAGTGTAAACCGTACTGTCGGCACGATTCTCGGTTCTGTCATTACAGAAAACTTCCAGGATACGCTGAAAGAAGACACCTTCACTGTACACTGTCAGGGCGGAGGCGGACAGTCCTTTGGCGCTTTTATCCCAAAAGGCCTGACCCTTACTTTGGAGGGTGACGCCAATGATTATTTCGGCAAGGGACTCTCCGGCGGAAAACTGGTTGTCTATCCGCCCAAGGGAAGCACCTTTTCTGCTTCTGAAAATATTATTATCGGAAATGTTGCTCTCTACGGGGCCACTTCCGGGAAAGCTTATGTATGCGGCGTAGCCGGAGAACGTTTCTGTGTCCGCAACTCAGGGGCCACAGCAGTATCCGAAGGCTGCGGCGACCACGGTCTGGAATATATGACCGGCGGATGTGCAGTGATCCTGGGACCAACCGGGAAAAACTTTGCCGCCGGAATGAGCGGGGGCATTGCCTATGTCCTGGATCTTGAACATCAGCTTTATAAGAAACTGAACAAAGAAATGGTTACCATGTCCGAAGTGACAGAAAAACATGATATTGCAGAATTAAAAAATATTTTGAAGGATTATGAAAAAGAGACTTCCTCTCTTCTTGCCAGAGATATCCTGGAACACTTTGACGCTTATCTTCCGGGATTTAAGAAAATCCTTCCCAATGATTATCAAAAGATGCTTCATGCGATCAGCAAATATGAAGAAAAAGGGCTCTCACACGAGGATGCCGCACTGGAAGCATTCTATGAAATCCAGAAATAA